The following is a genomic window from Carassius gibelio isolate Cgi1373 ecotype wild population from Czech Republic chromosome B20, carGib1.2-hapl.c, whole genome shotgun sequence.
TCCTCAAATTTTCAATATAAGATATTTTGAGAGAAATCTAATTTCCTTATTTTAATCAGCTGCTTCGTCAGATGATTTGTGTCAAAATGGTGAACTTGGAGCTGGCAAAACAAATGATGTGAGGACAGGAGTCTGTGGAATTGGCCTGAAAGGCACCATAACTTACAAATGTGAATCACGTTTTTGGAAACAAATAGAGGACAACTGTGTAGTAGAAGTTATCAACAAACTTACAAGTAAAGTCGAGGTAATCTATTGATCATGTATATACTTAACAATCCCctgtgcattttaaatgtttctaataCCTTCTACTAACATTTTTGTACTTTGCAATTTAGTCCTTGTTTGTGGAGGAGATTCCAGTGTTTCTGGCTAACCTCAGTGTTGCCACACAACAGCAAAATATTAGTATAACCCAGTCTGCTGCTACTGTCCAAGCAATTGTGGATATACTCTCTAAAATCGCTGATTTGTCACAATCAGTTGTTATCAATAAACCAGTAATGGaggtatgtattttttaaattgaatttaaaaaggtgttatcTTTTTCTCAAGTTGTACTGGAATTGGTGACTTGTAACTTGGAGTAATTTTCGCTGTAACGTATCTATACTTTTACCTACAACAGCCattctctttattttcattatttacatcTGCTGATTTTAGCATAGtgtaatactgtatattatagtGTAGTATATTCCACATTTTGTGGGACAAATttcatcatacatttttttttcaactttcagGATTTCCTAAAAACGGTGGATATTATTGTATCAGATAATGCCAATGATACATGGAGCAAACTGATCAAAAACAACACCAGCATTAAACTTCTGCACGCTATTGAGGATATAAGTGACCGTCTCACAGatgattttaatatttctgaaatatCCATTCAGCTAACaagaaaaacagttaataattcCTTCACTTTAAAATCAAGCCTGCCGAACTCAACTACGGAGATTGTGATACCACAGGTTCCTCAGATGACTAGCATAACCATCATAATCTTCACGACTCTTGACAATGTCTTACCTACACATGGTGGTAATGACAGCAGGGAATCAGATGTGAAAATCAATGGAGATGTGGTTGTTGTTAAGGTTAATAAGATGATTAACAACATTTCTTTTACATTTGACATTACTGATCAGTCTTTGGGAAATCCTCAGTGTGTCTTTTGGAATTTCACTCTCAACAATTGGGATTCCAATGGATGTGAAGTAAAGTGGAACAACAATGGCAACATTGCATGTGAATGCGACCACACAACCTCTTTTTCAATCCTAATGTCACCGTTTTCCATTGATAACCCAGCCTTAGCCTATATAACTTACATTGGTGTAGCTATTTCGCTGGCCAGCTTGATTATATGCCTGATTATTGAGACTATTGTGTGGAAGTCAATGACAAGAAACGACACATCCTACATGCGACATGTCTCCATAGTCAACATTGCCGTGTCTCTGCTGATAGCAAACGTCTGTTTTATCATTGGAGCCGCAGTCGCAGAAAGTGAGCAGCCAACTTCAGTGGGTCGCTGCAGTCCAGTGGTTTTCTTCATGCACTTCTTTTACCTGGCTCTTTTCTTCTGGATGTTAATGTCAGCGCTGTTGCTCTTTTACCGTACCGTCATGGTCTTGTCTCAAATGTCAAGGGCTAAAATGATGGCCATTGCCTTCATAGTTGGTTATGGTGCACCTTTGCTCATAGCGGCCATTACGGTTGCATCAACAGCTGGACCTCAAAATTATGTTTCCAAAAGAAATGCATGCTGGCTGAACTGGTATGAATCAAATGCCCTGCTGGCATTTGTGGTTCCAGCTCTCACTATTGTAGCCATAAACCTTTTGGTTTTGATTGTGGTTCTGTGCAAGATGTTGAGGAGAGGAGTTGGTGCCACAACTCAACCAGATGAGAAACATGCCCTGGTGGTCATTGCCAGATGTGTGGCCATTTTGACTCCTATCTTTGGTCTTACATGGGGATTTGGAATTGGAACCATGGTGTCACAGAAATTAGGCATTCATGTGGTGTTTGCACTCCTCAATTCTCTGCAGGTATTAATAATTTCAATTTTATAGCAagataattgtattttattattgcaatttaatttatatgacatatacattttaatgctGTACATTGATTCATTCTAAATGTCCATGGTCTTACGTATTTCATGTATTTGTAACACTTTCTTTATTAGGGATTCTTTATTTTGGTGTTTGGAACACTTTTAGACAGCAAGGTATGAGTTTACTTCACTTGCTTTGTAAAGAGCTTAAGTAATGCATTTAATGTTGTATTTAACCTAAAGATCCTGCATTATAGACAGACTGTATTAATGTATATTCCATTAGCCATAAATGTTCACATTTGACGtttatttaaactgttttttaTTCTGCATTGCTTACCTTACCTTAGATCTTAATTGATATGTTCAAGTctatttgattagggttgaagcagATCTCCAAAAGCAAAATGACCAAAGCTGGCCACCCCTGACCAAAGAAACATCTCCCCTGCAAATATTTCATCAGCTATTTACACTGAAAGCTATGTTCATGTGCATGCAAGtttaaaatatgacatttctTACATGACTTGAACTTGAACCACAGTGGTAATTAAGAGACTTAAAATTGTCTCATAGCTGCAGATTTCCAAGTTGGGTCCTTACAGTGAAAATACATGTCAGACACAATGGGTGTAGCGAGAAGGAGTGACTAGCAGGAAAGTTTCTAGATATGGGCAGAAGTATCATATAAAGCATTGCCAAGGACGACTGAATATTAGAAAATATCTGACCGCTGGGTGGCAAGATTGAAAAATCAGAATCAACTGTTGTGTATAATAGACAGACATTTAAGAGACTGTAAACAAATTTCTATAAGTTAACTAGAGATTTTTAATTGCAGGTTCGTGAGTCACTACCAGGAAAGATGTTGCTACAGAAACTCACTTCTAATCGTACCAATGTAAATGGCattttataacataacataaatgtTTACTATACTTTGGCTCTTTGTGATGTACTTTGACTCATATCTCCATGCAGAACACCAGTGCAGGGACATCATCCACATCTGGATTGCCTTTCCTGCGGTGGCGGAGGAGTACGTAAATAACTTCAATAATAAGtagtaaaaactacaaaaaaaatgaatatattatattattctcaATATgaatatagttattattcaaaAGCTATATCTATAATTTGGTTAaacatttgttaaattaaaacagtAGACAGTTCTGTCAGTAATATACATTTAACTCTTTGCAGAGGTGTACAATGTGTCAGAAGCCAACCCTTCCTCGGCACTTCCATCTTCAGACAGCTCCAGTGGCTCATATGCTGTTTTGAACGACTAAAAGACACCCACAAAGTGTTTTCCCCaatgcagtttattttttatttttttgaggaaatgttttttctctctcagacATTAAGGTACaaaactgtcactggggcagtatcctttcaaaatgtactaaaatgtatttttaaagtagTAATGTATCACGTGGGTAAATAAGAATGGCCAAAATATGTCTCTCTTAGCTTTTGTACCTTAGGGTACCACAGCtttgtacattttgttttttgagaGTGTTTACTGATAGGATTAGGCTAAAAATAAGGCTACTTGTTTTATTGTGTAGCCTTTATATGTTGTGAATGCAGGGTGTGGACTTTGTATTTGTATGCCTACTTTTCCAGTAATACAACTCATGAAGTGTTTTCTGTTTCACTTTTGTTTTATGTCAGACATTTACATaagttttttttccccttgtCTTTATTCTAAATGTTTCCAAAATTTCTAAATGTTACTGCATCACCAATAATTAAATAccaaattatattacatttactcaagtaccgtattttccggactataagtcgcacttttttcatagtttggctggtcctgcgacttataggcAGGTGcgaattatttatcaaaattaatttgacatgaaccaagagaaaacattaccgtgtgcagccgccagagggcgctctaggCTGCTCAGTGCTCCAAGAGGAccaacactgagcagcatagcaTTGTAAAATAACCTCATTCAAAAATTAATGACTGTacagatttaaaatatttgtcaaaTGTTCAGCTGAGTAACTACAGGGAAAAAAGTACAGGATGTAAAATCACAGGGGTTGTGAATGAGTATTTAGTTTCTGGATCAGGATATCATATCATACGTTCACTGTTACGTAGCTCTGAGTGGACAGAAAGGGGGCAGCTACACCCTCATGTCatgccattttgattcattttcctTTAGAGGTAGTTTGGGCTTAAATGTGTTGTTGATTAAGAAGAAAAAACTGTGGAACACACAGGTCTCATAAAGCTAATGCTGACGACTGCCTGTGAGTCTTCTTTTATAATGGCCTGCATCGAAGAACAGTTGAAATGCTGAACAAAGCAGAGTAGGCTTGAATTCAAAGCAGACAGGGTTTCACAGAGCTGCCGCTAGAGATAAATCAGATCAGGTTTCCTTTCCACTGTTATTTGAATATCTTTTGTCAAAAGTTGGCATTGTCATAACACTTAACGAAATACATTTTCTGTATTGTTGACTGATAGCTGTCtccaatataatataatgtatcttGCAAGTTTAGCTTACGAATTGTGTTCCGTTTTGTTTGGCTTTGTAAAGTGTTTGCTTGTGAGTTGGGTGTAATCCAAATTGTGTGCTGTTATCTGATCagatttgttattatttaacatcatctgtgaaatatatgaatataacaaTTGTGCATCCTAACCATAGGTAACATGCAAAATCCATGCCAGTTTAAACCAAAaccaacacacaaaaaacatcattaaaaaaaaaattgtagtattTTTATCTAGGTAAAATAGTTTTGAAATAAGAATGCTGTCAGTCAGTAGATTTGTCATTGTTA
Proteins encoded in this region:
- the LOC127983507 gene encoding adhesion G protein-coupled receptor F5-like, whose protein sequence is MADQVCQPNESEYQCVCEDGYAWSYNNCQTYEACGYIKFGSCGCINGVPSDGEMCVLESELPFTDILSEIELESTSISVIDEMRRYLQTITFPLQLDEVVEVLDVNITTVCNFNDSGDNCVCEDQYFWPCDKCKEYGSCDGITNNTCSCINDIPSDRHTTTNTISINRITINTINYSTSNRITINSNSINVYTINRITIISNTITINSITINGNIINRITIISNTININSSAITINSSAITINGNIINRITIISNTITINRITLIINSRTIISNTITINSITITINSSAITINGNIINRITIISNAITINRITLIINSRTIISNVIAINRITIIINSSTININGNIINKITIISNAIAINRITIIINSSAINISGNTINRITIISNAIAINRITIINSSTITIIGNIINRITIISNAIAINNNTKLNTIKIYTIIPIKLNTNTINTTINNKNNYGKYRPGSVIADYTINATSNTLEFESANTQVLESLRRQGLSLANDAFTLSDNANDTWSKLIKNNTSIKLLHAIEDISDRLTDDFNISEISIQLTRKTVNNSFTLKSSLPNSTTEIVIPQVPQMTSITIIIFTTLDNVLPTHGGNDSRESDVKINGDVVVVKVNKMINNISFTFDITDQSLGNPQCVFWNFTLNNWDSNGCEVKWNNNGNIACECDHTTSFSILMSPFSIDNPALAYITYIGVAISLASLIICLIIETIVWKSMTRNDTSYMRHVSIVNIAVSLLIANVCFIIGAAVAESEQPTSVGRCSPVVFFMHFFYLALFFWMLMSALLLFYRTVMVLSQMSRAKMMAIAFIVGYGAPLLIAAITVASTAGPQNYVSKRNACWLNWYESNALLAFVVPALTIVAINLLVLIVVLCKMLRRGVGATTQPDEKHALVVIARCVAILTPIFGLTWGFGIGTMVSQKLGIHVVFALLNSLQGFFILVFGTLLDSKVRESLPGKMLLQKLTSNRTNNTSAGTSSTSGLPFLRWRRKVYNVSEANPSSALPSSDSSSGSYAVLND